The sequence ATCTGACGAGCAAATCGTTTCTTCTCATATTGCTTAAACAAGCTTGAGCAAATTCTCTAAGTATCTCATCGCCTGCTTTATGCCCGTAAGTATCGTTGAATGTTTTCAAGTTATCGATGTCTATGAATGTAAGGTACGCTTTTCTTCCAGACCTCTTTACACTTTCGCAGGCACTTTCCAGGAACCGCATTCCTGCAGTTCTTGTAAACGCACCGGTGAGCTCGTCGTAAAAAGCCAGCTTTGTGATTTCAGTGTGTTTATAGATATTTCTTAGGTGGAGCTCCGCTATTACAGATATAGAATTCACAAACGATAAATCTTGGCGATTTTCGGTATCGTAGTAAACGTGGATCTTTATATTTTCCGAATCGAAATTCAGCTGTTCACCTCTCGCCTTTCCTATTATTTTTATGCAATTTTTCGTCATTACGCGCACACCAGAAAGATTAGTATGAAAAAAAAT is a genomic window of Fervidobacterium gondwanense DSM 13020 containing:
- a CDS encoding GGDEF domain-containing protein, whose amino-acid sequence is MRIVESLGIKEPSEASLLTLSIIDFINTLDEWEFVDKLSKAIFFHTNLSGVRVMTKNCIKIIGKARGEQLNFDSENIKIHVYYDTENRQDLSFVNSISVIAELHLRNIYKHTEITKLAFYDELTGAFTRTAGMRFLESACESVKRSGRKAYLTFIDIDNLKTFNDTYGHKAGDEILREFAQACLSNMRRNDLLVRYGGDEFLLFIDSDRPDALIDRIIHSSPVTFSFGIIDIDSRNLDELIRRVDEKMYEMKYQRKEKASKQA